AAAAAAATGACAAAGTATGTTTGCAGGGTATGTGGATATGTTTATGATCCAAAAATAGGAGATCCAGATAATGGTATAAAACCAGGTACAAAATTTGAGGATTTACCAGATGATTGGGTTTGTCC
The Candidatus Thermoplasmatota archaeon DNA segment above includes these coding regions:
- a CDS encoding rubredoxin, with amino-acid sequence MTKYVCRVCGYVYDPKIGDPDNGIKPGTKFEDLPDDWVCP